In Molothrus aeneus isolate 106 chromosome 4, BPBGC_Maene_1.0, whole genome shotgun sequence, the following are encoded in one genomic region:
- the ZBTB49 gene encoding zinc finger and BTB domain-containing protein 49 isoform X2, which translates to MYTSHLDLSQDNVQAMLDIAQCLQVQNVLNICHTFLKSSTAVEQAASMPCNSVFSLQNTLGTDSSCAGDAYGTNLLPECSADRQTNKGLAEHHSQPVHLHTPSGDGQKPPQDSLDGNCTELPFKQPNYYYKLRNFYSKQFYKQNACSDHERGAEPSFSYSTSTEINTVESNSCTVNHSECILETSEHLPSNFLVQPASEAAPDQNAESTVMQPTRQMRLKKAVHLKKLNFLRSQKSTEQPPEQPQRDDSRISEVIEPVNESTTNTTDVRVTDEKEAEDLVNSENFEETVEVERSQGPLEQEGQSQTLQSQKQYTCELCGKAFKHPSNLELHKRSHTGEKPFECNICGKHFSQAGNLQTHLRRHSGEKPYICEICGKRFAASGDVQRHIIIHSGEKPHLCDICGRGFSNFSNLKEHKKTHTADKVFTCDECGKSFNMQRKLVKHRIRHTGERPYSCSACGKCFAGSGDLRRHVRTHTGEKPYTCETCNKCFTRSAVLRRHSKMHCRASEEFTQGIETPDLDKSQSSDSFGPEMSVTLLPVSVKFPVNPAGNSPEFDSSADSYCKLRSMIQHHDSANPEKLAVDSAKVLKGQAQQAPAAPPAYAYPEVDVSAAGEPLQAEGIALIRPSVPGLDGPCPEPLGSRASSAAYKSNEGPFFSSMTLWGLAMKTLQNESELEQ; encoded by the exons ggatgccTATGGGACAAACCTATTGCCCGAGTGCTCAGCTGACAGACAGACTAACAAAGGCTTGGCTGAGCACCACTCACAGCCTGTTCATCTGCACACCCCTTCAGGTGATGGACAGAAACCACCACAAGATTCCTTAGATGGCAACTGCACAGAGCTTCCATTTAAACAACCAAACTACTACTATAAACTGCGCAACTTCTACAGCAAACAGTTCTACAAACAAAACGCTTGCTCTGATCATGAGAGAGGAGCAGAACCATCCTTTTCTTACAGCACATCCACGGAAATAAACACAGTGGAGAGTAATTCTTGCACTGTCAATCACTCTGAGTGTATTCTGGAAACCTCTGAGCATTTACCATCAAACTTCCTGGTTCAGCCTGCAAGTGAAGCTGCTCCAGACcaaaatgcagagagcacagttATGCAGCCCACCAGACAGATGCGGCTGAAAAAGGCAGTGCACCTCAAAAAGTTAAATTTCCTAAGATCTCAGAAATCAACAGAGCAgccccctgagcagccccaaagAGATGACAGTAGAATATCAGAAGTAATTGAACCTGTAAATGAAAGTACCACGAACACAACAGATGTTAGAGTTACTGATGAAAAAGAAGCTGAAGATTTAGTGAATTCAGAGAATTTTGAAGAAACTGTTGAAGTGGAAAGATCTCAAGGTCCTTTGGAACAAGAAGGACAATCACAGACTCTTCAGTCACAGAAACAATATACTTGTGAATTATGTGGGAAGGCTTTCAAACATCCAAGCAATTTGGAGCTACATAAAAGGTCTCATACAG GTGAGAAACCTTTTGAATGTAACATTTGTGGGAAACACTTCTCACAG GCAGGTAATCTCCAGACACATTTACGTCGACATTCTGGTGAGAAGCCATACATTTGTGAAATCTGTGGCAAAAG ATTTGCTGCTTCTGGTGATGTTCAGCGTCATATAATTATTCATTCTGGAGAAAAACCTCACCTGTGTGATATCTGTGGCAGAG GTTTCAGTAACTTCAGTAATTTAAAGGAGCACAAAAAGACCCATACAGCAGATAAAGTATTCACCTGTGATGAATGTGGGAAGTCATTTAATATGCAACGAAAATTGGTCAAGCACAGGATAAGGCACACTGGAGAGAGACCATACAGCTGTTCAGCCTGTG GGAAGTGTTTTGCGGGCTCTGGTGACCTGCGCCGGCACGTGCGGACGCACACGGGGGAGAAGCCCTACACCTGTGAGACGTGCAACAAGTGCTTCACGCGCTCGGCCGTGCTGCGGCGGCACAGCAAGATGCACTGCCGGGCCTCCGAGGAGTTCACGCAGGGGATTGAAACGCCCGACCTGGACAAGTCccagagctctgactcctttgGCCCAGAGATGTCTGTTACGTTGTTACCAGTGTCTGTTAAATTTCCCGTTAATCCCGCTGGAAACTCCCCTGAATTCGACAGTTCGGCGGATTCTTACTGTAAACTGCGATCCATGATCCAGCACCACGACTCGGCCAACCCAGAGAAACTCGCCGTGGATTCTGCCAAAGTGCTGAAAGgccaggcccagcaggcccCAGCAGCGCCCCCAGCATATGCTTACCCAGAGGTGGATGTGTCTGCAGCAggggagcccctgcaggccgaGGGCATTGCCCTGATCCGCCCCTCCGTGCCCGGCCTGGACGGGCCCTGCCCCGAGCCCCTGGGCAGCCGCGCCTCCTCTGCTGCCTACAAGAGTAACGAGGGCCCCTTCTTCTCCAGCATGACCCTCTGGGGCTTGGCCATGAAAACCCTGCAAAATGAAAGTGAATTGGAGCAATGA